The window AACATTAAGGATATATAGACGGGAATTTATTTAGAGCCGCCCCACTCTTTACTCTGTAAAATTTTAGAATTGGCCAATTCTCTTTCCGGAACGGGTAATATTTCATTTTTACCTGCAACAAAACCTTTTGAAGAGAGTTTTGAAGCGGCAAGACCCCAACGTACCAGATCAAACCAGCGTTGGCCTTCTGCAGCAAGCTCAATCCTTCTTTCCTTCATAATGTTATCTATGGTAACCGCAACCGGATTTAAGCCAACCCTCGCCCTAACAGCATTAAACATGATGTAGGCTTTAGTACCGGCACCAACTGCTGTGCCACTTTTTAACAAGGCTTCGGCTTCCATCATATAGGTATCGGCCAAACGGATTTCGTACATGTTTTGGCCAAAGTTTAATTCCAGCTGACCTACAGCTGCTTTGGTTGAGGTACGGCCTGCAAATTTTTCGACAAAGTAACCAGTATTGGCGTTGGCATGTTTATAGCTTACAATACCCGCTTTTTCTAAACTGTCTAAATTGGCAACAGTAGGTTTATTTCGTGGATCGAAATGAATTAAATCGAAAAATTCTTGTGTAAACGGCATTACGCTCCAGCCCGAAACATAATCGGGAGCCTGTGCAGCAATTTTTGGCACATAGTTACGCGGGCCAACCAAAATGCCCATAACGTTACCTTCGCCGCTACCCACATTGCCCCAACCCATGTTTGAGGTGGTATTGTAGGCAAGCTCGAGTATAGATTCGGAGTTGAACTTATTGGTTACTTTCCACAAATCGGCAAAGTTAGGCAGCAATTTATAACCATAGGTACTTGCACCGGGTGCTGCCCCATTTACCAAAGCAAATTCTGATGCCGCCTGTACCCATTTCTCCTGCCATAAATAAACCTTACCCAAAACAGCATGTACTGCACCTTGCCCTAAACGCCCGGCTTCTGCTGTGGGTATGGTAGCAGGCAAAGCTCCTAATGAAGCATTTAAATCTGCTTCAATCTGTTTGTAAACATCGGCAGGTGCTGCTTGTACCACATTGTACATGTTATCCTTATCTACAGGCTCTAATAAAAGCGGCACATTTTTAAAAATACGTACCAAATCGAAGTAGAAGATAGCACGTAGCGCTTTGGCTTCTGCTATATACCTGTTTTTGGTGTTGGCATCCATGCCTATACCTTCTATTTTCTTCAACAACACATTTGCACGGTATATGCCAGTAAAGCCTTTGCCCCATAAATAACTCGGCGCACCCGAAAGTGAATTTACGGTATAGTTATTCATGGCCTGTAAATCGCCCAAATCGGAAGGCGAATCGCCCCCGGCAAAGTGATCGTCAGAGCCCGAAGCAAAAATATTTAGCTTGGTTAAATAACCCGACGACTGATTGCCCAACTGATCGTAAACAGCCACTAAACCATTAAAAGCCTGTTGTTGGTTCACGTAATAACCGCTCTCCAGAATACGATCTCTTGGGTTTACGTCCAATTGTTTTTGGCACGAAACCAATTCCTGACTTGCAACTAAAAGCGCTGCATAAAATAAAATATTCTTTTTCATCTTCTACTTAAATTAAAATGCAACATTTAAACCAACCATAAATGAGCGTGCCTGCGGATAAACACCCCTGTCTACTCCCAACACGGTACCACCGATTTCTGGATCGTAGCCGCTATAGTTGGTAATGGTCCAAAGGTTTTCGCTCATTAAATAAACACGGAGTTTCTGTGCGCCAATTTTTTGTGTAATTTTTGAAGGAAGATTATAACCAATCTGAAGGGTTTTCAATCTGAAGTAATCGCCCTTTTCAAGATATTTTTTAGAGAATTTGGTATTGTTTCCGTTCGGATCGTTTTCTACCACTCTTGGAACTGTAGTAGAAGGATTGTTAGGTGTCCAGCGATCTAAGATCGAATGCTGCCAGTTGGCATAAGTCACATCTAGACGTCTTAAGCCCTGGAAAATCATGTTACCTGCAACACCGTTTCCGAATATAACCATATCAAAACCTTTGTAGGCCAGGTTTACGGTTACACCATAGGTTAATTTAGGTAGCGGACTGCCAATGTAAGTCCTGTCCGATCCCGAAATGGTTTCATTGCCGTCTAAGTTGGCATATTTAATATCGCCTGGTTTTGCTGTTGGCTGAAGTATAGTGCCTGCCGGACCGCGGTAAGCATCAATTTCTGCCTGCGTTTGGAAAATACCCAGCATTTCGTAACCATAAAATTCGTTAAACGATCTGCCTAAACCAGTTCTGGTAAAGTTACCCATGGTTTGAAACGATTGAGCGTTATCTTCGATAAAGCTTTTGCCAGGCAATAATCTGGTTACCTTGTTTTTTAAGGTAGAAAGGTTTGCGTTAACACCCAGGTTAAACTCGCCGATCCTTTTTTTGTAACCAAGCTCAAACTCAAAACCTGTATTCTGCATATCACCCACGTTTTCTGCCGCACCACCTGCTGCACCAACATAAAGTGGTATATCTGGTGTTTGTAAAACGCCCACAGTTTTTTTCTTGTAATACTCAGCCGATAAACTGAAATCGTTAAGCAAGGTTAAATCGAAACCGATATTGGTTTGGCGGGTTTCTTCCCACTTCAAATCAGGGTTTGAAAGTGCAGCAGGACTCCATCCAATGGTGCTGATATCAGTAGTACCGAAAGAGTAGTTACGTCCGCTTTGTACCAGCGCAATGTACCTGAAATCGCCAATTGCATCGTTACCGGTTACCCCGTAACCCCACGGATTTTTAAGAAGTTGATGACTTTATTTTCTTTCCAGAAACCTTCTTTGCTCGGTACCCAACCCAATGAGAATGAAGGGAAATAACCAAATCTGTTGTTGCTACCAAAGCGGGATGAACCGTCACGGCGGATAATACCAGTAAATAAATATTTTTCATCATAATCATAAGTAACCCTGGTAAACAACGAGTTAATGGTATGTGGTGTACCATCGCTACCATCGCTGGTTCTATCGCCGGCAATTGGCTTATAGTTCATATTGCCCTGATAAAAATCGGTTGCAATTACGTTGGCAAAGTTTACGTTAATGCCACGGTTGTTGTTATCCAGATAATAACCCTGACCTAAAATGGCAAATGCATGGTGTTTACCAATGTTTTTGGTATAACTCAGCGTATTTTCCCAGTTATAATTTAACACCGTATTTATTTCCCTGTAAAATGATGCTTTATCGTTTTTATTAGAAGATGTTAAATAAAACAATGGTGTAAAACGGTCTTCGCCGTAGAAAGCTACTTTAGTTCCAAGCGATGACCTGAATTTAAATTCGGATGTTGGCTGGATTTCGGCAAAAACGTTACCTACAATATTATGGTCCCAGGTATAATTGCCCAAACGTGTTTGCATGTAAGCCAGTGGATTACTCATTTCCTGCCCTACAACCGAAGATAAACCGTAAGGAAAACCTGTAGCCGGATCTTTTAAAACATTGGGTAAGGTATAAGGTGAAGCACCAATAATTGCTGCATTGGTTTCAATTGCAGGTGTAATTGGATCTAAGTTAATTGCCGAACTCAATGGCCCGCCAAACTCACTGTTGGTGTTACCTAAACTGCTTGATACTGCATGGCTATAACCCATGTTTTCGCCAAAGGTTAACCATTTTGCTGGTTTAAACGTAGTGTTAATCCTTACGTTGGCCCTGTTCCATTTAGAAATAGGACTGGCCACAATACCATCCTGATCGATATAACCGAAAGAAGTGTAATAATTGGCTTTGTCGTTTCCACCAGAAACACTGAATTCATGTGTTTGTCTTCTGGCATCGTTGTTAAAAATTACAGACTGCCAGTCGGTTCCTTCGCCAAATGCAGCCGGATTTGTATAAGGCGCTGCTTTACCAGCGTTTACTGCCGATTCGTTTCTGATCGTGGCATACTCAGTAGCATTTAACAGATCTAATTTTTTAGCTGGTGCCGAAGTACCATAAAAAGCATTGTAGTTGATGTTTAAACCACCTGTTTTACCTTTTTTAGTAGAAATGATAATAACGCCGTTAGCTGCACGTGCACCATAAATGGCCTGCGAAGCGGCATCTTTTAACACTTCAATGGATTCGATATCCGATTGGTTCAGGTAGCCTATACCGCCGTTATCAACAATTACCCCATCAACAACCCAAAGCGGATCGTTATTACCTGATGATGCAAATGAAGTGTAACCCCTAACCCGAACGGTTGAAGAGGTACCCGGCTGACCGTTACCACTAGCAATGGTTAAACCAGATGTTCTGCCTTGTAATGAT is drawn from Pedobacter sp. HDW13 and contains these coding sequences:
- a CDS encoding RagB/SusD family nutrient uptake outer membrane protein; this translates as MKKNILFYAALLVASQELVSCQKQLDVNPRDRILESGYYVNQQQAFNGLVAVYDQLGNQSSGYLTKLNIFASGSDDHFAGGDSPSDLGDLQAMNNYTVNSLSGAPSYLWGKGFTGIYRANVLLKKIEGIGMDANTKNRYIAEAKALRAIFYFDLVRIFKNVPLLLEPVDKDNMYNVVQAAPADVYKQIEADLNASLGALPATIPTAEAGRLGQGAVHAVLGKVYLWQEKWVQAASEFALVNGAAPGASTYGYKLLPNFADLWKVTNKFNSESILELAYNTTSNMGWGNVGSGEGNVMGILVGPRNYVPKIAAQAPDYVSGWSVMPFTQEFFDLIHFDPRNKPTVANLDSLEKAGIVSYKHANANTGYFVEKFAGRTSTKAAVGQLELNFGQNMYEIRLADTYMMEAEALLKSGTAVGAGTKAYIMFNAVRARVGLNPVAVTIDNIMKERRIELAAEGQRWFDLVRWGLAASKLSSKGFVAGKNEILPVPERELANSKILQSKEWGGSK
- a CDS encoding TonB-dependent receptor domain-containing protein yields the protein MKWEETRQTNIGFDLTLLNDFSLSAEYYKKKTVGVLQTPDIPLYVGAAGGAAENVGDMQNTGFEFELGYKKRIGEFNLGVNANLSTLKNKVTRLLPGKSFIEDNAQSFQTMGNFTRTGLGRSFNEFYGYEMLGIFQTQAEIDAYRGPAGTILQPTAKPGDIKYANLDGNETISGSDRTYIGSPLPKLTYGVTVNLAYKGFDMVIFGNGVAGNMIFQGLRRLDVTYANWQHSILDRWTPNNPSTTVPRVVENDPNGNNTKFSKKYLEKGDYFRLKTLQIGYNLPSKITQKIGAQKLRVYLMSENLWTITNYSGYDPEIGGTVLGVDRGVYPQARSFMVGLNVAF
- a CDS encoding SusC/RagA family TonB-linked outer membrane protein, coding for MRGRFTFVFFIYCLLAFPLALLAQDIPVTGKVTEQNGSPLPGVTVKLDGTTKAASTDANGVFTIQAPVGAKLTISLIGMAAQTVTVPAGGRINVTLTADSKDLTEVVVVGYGTQKKSVVTGSISSVKAKDLETMPINRIEQSLQGRTSGLTIASGNGQPGTSSTVRVRGYTSFASSGNNDPLWVVDGVIVDNGGIGYLNQSDIESIEVLKDAASQAIYGARAANGVIIISTKKGKTGGLNINYNAFYGTSAPAKKLDLLNATEYATIRNESAVNAGKAAPYTNPAAFGEGTDWQSVIFNNDARRQTHEFSVSGGNDKANYYTSFGYIDQDGIVASPISKWNRANVRINTTFKPAKWLTFGENMGYSHAVSSSLGNTNSEFGGPLSSAINLDPITPAIETNAAIIGASPYTLPNVLKDPATGFPYGLSSVVGQEMSNPLAYMQTRLGNYTWDHNIVGNVFAEIQPTSEFKFRSSLGTKVAFYGEDRFTPLFYLTSSNKNDKASFYREINTVLNYNWENTLSYTKNIGKHHAFAILGQGYYLDNNNRGINVNFANVIATDFYQGNMNYKPIAGDRTSDGSDGTPHTINSLFTRVTYDYDEKYLFTGIIRRDGSSRFGSNNRFGYFPSFSLGWVPSKEGFWKENKVINFLKIRGVTG